The sequence CGTATCCAACGCAGAGACGCAGAGAGGACGATATCCGTCTCATGAGTTTTCTTTACCAGACAACCTTTGTAATAATCTAGCGGCGTTGTAATATTCCTCCTCTACGCGCCTTCAACCATAGACAAAAGAGTTATTGTCTAGTATTCCTAAGGTATACCGAGTTCGTTGTTCACCGTAGATATACAAGGAAAAGAATAACGAACCAGCTATCCGCACTGGACACGATGTTCGTTCCTACTTGacagaagaaaaagggaaaaagggaaaaagggaaaaaagaaagaaaaggaagaaaagcgaACGCGTACGGAGGACACATTATTAGGCGAAAGTAGACGGTAACCGTAACCGTAACCAGCAGGTTTATTAATACAACTACGGTTTGCTTGTTACTCCCTCAAAATATCTAGGTACAAATCGATACAGACCACCACCCAGCTGTTctgtgtttattttttaatttttcttactaTTCTTCTGCTCGATACGAACGAAAGAACAacgttttgttttcttttatttcatttatttaatcgtAAGTATTAAACGGACGCGGACAGTGAAAatggagaaaagaagaaagcaaaGGATGATGGAAGCGGACCCTTTAACCAGCTGTTGCAGGTACGGTGTGGTAGCTCGCCTTAAAGACACACGCAGCCAGGAATATCGATCCGACCCGACTCGACCCGACTCGACCCGACCCAACTCGAATTGCATCTGATCCGACTCGAATCTGAATCGATTCGAATCGACTGAACGCAATTTAACTTTacttcatttttctctttttctctttttctctttttctttttttctctttttgtcGAATCTggcatgaaaattttcattctcaATCAAGTCCAAATTGATTGGAATCGGTGTAAGCCGGCAACATAACCAAGCGTTTCCTACGAACCAATACAAATTTCTTCtactttctatttaatttttcaaggaGGAATTTCGTAGAGAACAATTCGCGTTGAAAGTAATCTCAGCTAAAGAGGCAAcggccgacgcgacgcgacgcgacgcattGAAATTATTCCGGCGACGTTGCCCTTATTTCGTCTTCCCAGTTTCCACTTTCCACTTTCCACTTTCCAGTTTCTAGTTGCTGCGGCAAACGAGAACTAATTAACAGCGACCGATAATTACGTTATGTCAATCGAATTAGCTATCAGACTAGCAAAGTAAGCCTATAGCGACGCGTACTTGAAAAACGAGCACATTGTACGAGATGTACTCTGGTAACGCAGATACCAGTGCATAATAGTGTCGCGTCGCCTCTCTTATTATGTATTCTACTGGAAGGGAAAGAGGACGATATCGAACAGACATACGGACAGATAGAAAAAAGTAGCTAGATAATAGGGAGGCAGGTACTTAAATGGAGGGTAACCGAAAGGAGTTTGGCCACGAAATTAGATGAATCAGCAGAGGGGCaggaagggaaaaaaggaaatgacGGAAGAGAAAATGAACTTTGTTACATCCATTGCGAGTTTGCCAAGCTTGCCAAGCTTTCCAAGCTTGCCACGATGATTCTATATCGGTCGCCATGGAAACAACTGAAAGGAAGCTACTCGAAGCGAAGCCTGGAGTTTGTTCGAAGGGAAACTTGGCATATACTTAGGTTAAACATTTACAGTATCAGAGAGGAGAAGATGGAAAATAAGGTACTGTAAAGGTGTAAAGGCCGTCTCGTGTCAAACAAGCGGTGTAAAAATAGTAGTGTGCTTTTTTATTAATTCCTTAACTCATCCGTCAATATTTTCGATTGGGACGGTAGAAAAGGAGACGTTAAATTGCTAAATCGTTCGATGAGGATCAGACGAGAAGCAGACGGAGGCAGAACGAGTCGCGGAAAACAGTTTTACGTGCAAGCCTGAAGAGCGACGGATGACGAGTGCAAGAAAACTCTCCAGTTACAATACAGCCACGTCACGTCGTACTCGTAGACGTCGCTCGTGCTTCCCCTTCATGGTTTCGCGACTCTTCAACCCCTTTGCACAGCCTCTTGTTACACGGTTACCCTGCCCTTCTTCCCTCTTTAAGGCTTCGTTTAGGATGGGGTTACCGGTCGTTACGGCCAGTTTCGAGGGTACTCTTTCCACGCGCACACGACACGACACGAAACACGGACCCGTACACGCTAAGTAGGCGCATCAAAAGAAGAAAAGCCTCTTTCGCTCGTTTTTTTCTCCCTAACCTTCCTctcctctctccctttctccctATCTCCCTATCTCCCTAtctttccttttcctcttctttcttacactttttttttttcctctctgttaAGATCAACATCCACTCTGATAAACTAAGCGAACTAGATTGTAAGAAATAAAAGCGCAAACCGTACTAGTCGTAAATCGAAAAGGCTCAGGAATGGGTAAAGGAGAACCGATCGGCATTGAACGTCCTACTACGTAGTTACGTATAGGAAATAATGTTACCTAATGGTTAGGTAGGAAGCGAGTTGCATCGAGACGGTAACCAGTTGAGGCGCATAAAGAGAATCTTTCGTTAACGGACAGACAAAGGGAGACAAAGGGGATGGCTGGATAGAGACGAAAGGAGAAACAAAACGCGAGATGGACGAATAGGGCGAGGTGAACAGAGCCGAAGCATGACAGACGAGATACGTCGATGGCGGTCTATGGGCGCAAGTGCCGATAACCAATTTCAAATCTTTCGAAAGAATTCCTCTTGTTTCCCCTAAAAAAAGGATACATTTGCTTGATGAAAGCACGGTAAcgtgtaatttataattaatcagAACTAGTTAGCCGTGGAAAATAGTTGAACGTGTCAATGTTTGCACTCTCTCATTATTTGATAGCTGTCTCGCTGAAttgaacgacgcgacgcgaacgCGGCGCATTGCGACAGTTTACTCGTCAACCAGTCAACAGATGCGCGTAAATTGTCTAGAAATAATCTCGCTTTGTTCAACTATTGTAACTTGAATATTGTGCAATCTCGTAAACGGGAATGCAAAAAAGGTTTCAGGAATTGGCAACAGTAGTGGTGAGTCGTCGAGGTGACGAAAAGTAAAACACTAGAAGGTTTGACGCGTCCATTAGCTCGACTCGACTTTGCCTATCgaatatatgtatttacatacatatgtcTCTGTCGGTATGTCTAGCGATCGAATTTCTGCATTTTACAGCGAGAGTCTACTTTCTCGAGCGTACACCGATGGTCGTTGAGTTTTAGCGACTTTGTCCGCCAATCTGACACGAAAAGGGGAAATAGAAAACGCTCGAGTgtaaaattgaacatttttaggcAAGAAACGATATAAGAAAGAGCAACGCATAGGTAGACGAGGAAACTGGAACTGGAAATGGAAATGGTAATGGTAATAAAAATAGAGGAGGTAAGGGAAATGGTGCGAAAAAGCGGCAGAAATCGGCCGTGAGTTGGCCGATACCGATACGAGTGGCGACATTGACGAAAGGCAGGCGTCTACGAACGAAGGCAGGCGTCGCTTTGCGTCGCTTTGCGTCGCGTCGGTGGTAGGTAAAAGCGTTCACCTGGTCGCGGTAACGACGCGAATGTGTCGGTGCACGGAAAAGGATCAATGAGCAGGTTCAATAACCTGAAATCCACTTGACGTCCGACTACCTACATATTGGTACGAGTGACTACGTCGCTTCAACAACCAAAATAGATATTCATTTTCCAAGAGTGCTATTTTCCCAGCCAGACACAAATCCAATACCGTCGATTTAAGTGCTCGGCTCCGGTCAAAGACCCGACAACGGCACCTTTCCAAATTGCTCGACACTTTTTCGCTCGAAATTACAAGGAACCAAGCGATGCGATTAACTGTCGTTGTCACAGCAGCCGAAACTGTAAGGCAACCTTCTTCTGGATTAAACAACTCTTGGATTAAATACCAGTAGGGCATATTTCGGGGCATACGAACCGAGGCGAGGGTGAACCAATTGGCGAGCGCGCAAACAGTCCTTACCACGAAAAGACTATAAAGGGAATTGAAAagtatcgttatcgttatcgttaccACCTCGTTAGAAAGATCGAAACAGGCGACAATCGAATCGATTCGCATTTGTTATTAATCGAACGATCAACAAAACGGTGAAAGAAAAGGTTAATCTTGTCAAGTTTTCCAGCTGGAAATACATATGTAAGTCTATCTATgtactatatgtatattcggAAAAAGAGTAGAATCTAATCATACGGGCAGGAAGCAATGGCTTTGTGGAAGCGAGATCGCAAGGAGGAGTCGGGAGAGGATTCCGAAGAGCGTACAGATTCTAGCAGGCATTCAAAGGCAAACCCGGATTCGAATTTCGACTCGGATTCGAATTCCAACTTGGACGGGGATTCAAAGAAGCTAGAGCAAGATGATATGACGTGTTGCCATCGAATAACCGTGTGTAGTCCTGTGATACGAGAGTTGCTGGTAACGGAACCCGTATCGAGATACTTGGGACGGCACGTGACATGGGCCCATTTCTTCTCGACGACCAGCAACATGGCACTCGCGACGATCGTCTGGGCATTCTTGTATTTCCTACTGGGCGATACGATGCTGCCGACCAACGATGGTTTCGGTTTATACGTTCTCGTTATATTTTCCTCTTTCCTCGGTCGCTCTTTATCCTCGATCCCGTACTTGAATCTTCCTCCGGTATTCGGGATGCTGTTAGCCGGTCTAATCGTTCGTAATACTGGACTGTTCAACATCCAGGAGGAGCTCGGTGTCGCAAACACCGCTAAAATTCGAACCTTTTGTCTGACCTTTGTCGCGATACGAGCAGGACTTCAATTGTCTACCACCAGCCTGAAGAGGAACCCGATCTTCCTAATCAGCTTGGCCATCATACCTTGCACGATGGAGATGTTTGGAGTCACCCTGTTCTGTAGATACGTTTTATTCTATTCTTGGAACTGGTCTTTTATGACCGGGTGAGTTATAACTTGCGATTTGCGATTTCCGATTTCCGATTTCCGATTAACGAATTCCCATTTCTCACTtgcttcctctctctttcttcctgtCCACACGAAGAACGATACTCGCCTGCATGTCGCCGGTAGTGACGGTCAACTGTGTCCTAGCTTTGGCCGAACGAGGTTACGGGGAGGACAAAGGACTCGCCGCGATACTCTGCACCGCTGCTTGCATCGACAACGTGCACATGATCTCTCTGTTTGCCGTCTGCTACACCAACCTTTTTTCCAACGGTATTATTCCCACTCCTCTTTTctctatctttttttatttactcacATTTAATTAGATTAACTAGATTAATTGGATCTGTTACCGATTTTCAGATCAAGAAAAATCGGAATGGTGGTCTTACATACCCGCTGGCCTTCGTGACACGTTACTGGGAATCGGAACGGGTCTTTGCTTAGGCATTTTCTTCGTCTTTTTCCCACATCGTAGCTACGTGAGTATACATATGTTACTTTTTCTTTCACACCAACTATGAAAATTGTCTAGAAATACGCGACCAGTTATCGCATCATATGCCTGGTATCTGCCTCTCTGATGTGTACCACGGCCATGGCGGAAATATCCATCTCGGGTGGAGGATTCTTGGCCAGCATGGTTCTATCGTTTATCGCCATCACCGGTTGGAAAATCTTGTCTGATTCTTTCGACGTAAGTTAGGTACGATCGATAGCTCGCCACTTTTATCTTTCAGGAAAAAGGTAAACCTTTCGATCGTTTGTCTTTCAACTTTCAGACGGCTCCATTTCGGCAGGCGACCTATATCCTTTGGCAGTTGGTGCAACCGATTTTAGTTGGAGTAATCGGCGCCGACATTAATTTTAACCATTGGACCTTGTCTAGATTAAGCCTCCATCTATTGTGCATCCTAATTGGGCTATCGGTAAGttctacatacatacatacgtattcCTCGACATATTCCCCTGTTCTTGTTACTTGTTACTTGTTACTTGTTACTTGTTATCGACCAGGTACGAAGTCTTACTATCCTCTTCGCCAGCTTCCGGAGTCCGTTTACGTGGAAAGAACGGCTGTTTGTGATCGTCTGTTGGCTACCGAAAGGCACCCTACAGGTACTGCGTTTACATGTACCTCTATTGAGAGCTATATTGAGCTATACTCTATCACTTGATActgtaagtacatacatacaagCGAGATTAGTCGTTTGCGAAACTTCAAGGCGGCTATGGCACCAATGGCGTACGAACGAGTTCGACATCGAGCAAACGGTCGGATGATCGAGTTGGCTGTCGACGTGGTTAAAGTGTCCGTCCTGACCATGCTGTTTCTCGCACCGATCGGTGCGATCCTCATAAACCTTACCGGACCTATTCTTCTCAACAAAATAACCAAGGAGGAACAACGAAGAAAACGCGAGCTGAGTTACCTTCGAATCCTTAGCCTTCAACCTTTTTCGCATCAGTCAgtcagaaaaaaggaaataaagcgGCGGCTTTCGGGCGTTGTGACCGCTTGAACGACCGCTTCCATTCCGTCCTACCGATTTTACCTGTCCCCTTAGCTCCGCTCCTTCGTCAAACAATACCCATCGTTCCTTCTCTTTTCTTATCTCTACAAAGCTTCTCaatatttttcctctttcctttttcaGCCGGCTTTCTTCTCTATTTCCCAttgctttatttattacaataattaaccAAATATTTGCGGATTAACcgaacattttctaaattaacgTTTACgcgtttttattcttttcccttattgtttttgttttcttcagatgttttcaaaattaatttctttacatCGCATTAACCAACTTGTTCATTCATTGTTGGGCTTACTTTGCATatcatgtatgtatacatataagtaAGTATGTACATGCATACATTGTACATATGGACAAGTGACGCCATCCATTGGCGAGCTAGAAAACTAATCTCTGTCGTTCTGAAAATCTTGAAGAGTCGTGCCAGAAATTTTCACTTTCTTATTAATCAGACATGCATCCAATTTACTGTCCCAACATCCAACGAACAATTCGAAAA comes from Osmia lignaria lignaria isolate PbOS001 chromosome 8, iyOsmLign1, whole genome shotgun sequence and encodes:
- the LOC117606429 gene encoding sodium/hydrogen exchanger 9B1; the encoded protein is MALWKRDRKEESGEDSEERTDSSRHSKANPDSNFDSDSNSNLDGDSKKLEQDDMTCCHRITVCSPVIRELLVTEPVSRYLGRHVTWAHFFSTTSNMALATIVWAFLYFLLGDTMLPTNDGFGLYVLVIFSSFLGRSLSSIPYLNLPPVFGMLLAGLIVRNTGLFNIQEELGVANTAKIRTFCLTFVAIRAGLQLSTTSLKRNPIFLISLAIIPCTMEMFGVTLFCRYVLFYSWNWSFMTGTILACMSPVVTVNCVLALAERGYGEDKGLAAILCTAACIDNVHMISLFAVCYTNLFSNDQEKSEWWSYIPAGLRDTLLGIGTGLCLGIFFVFFPHRSYKYATSYRIICLVSASLMCTTAMAEISISGGGFLASMVLSFIAITGWKILSDSFDTAPFRQATYILWQLVQPILVGVIGADINFNHWTLSRLSLHLLCILIGLSVRSLTILFASFRSPFTWKERLFVIVCWLPKGTLQAAMAPMAYERVRHRANGRMIELAVDVVKVSVLTMLFLAPIGAILINLTGPILLNKITKEEQRRKRELSYLRILSLQPFSHQSVRKKEIKRRLSGVVTA